The genome window TCAACCAAGGCCTTTTGGATGTTCTTCGAGATGAGTCCAGGAACATCCTTGAGGAGATGGAAAGTGAGTCCTACTTCGCGAAGGTGGCCATCAATAGCCCCTTCACTGTCTGGAAGGATTGTTTGTGCAGTCCACACAAGCTCAAACAAAGGCTTTTCAGCAGGCAAAGGGTCTGATCCAAGAATGACAGCAGCTGCACCATCTCCAAACAAGGCTTGCCCAACAAGGCTATCAAGATGGGTGTCACTCGGGCCGCGAAATGTGACTGCTGTGATCTCTGAACACACGACGAGCACACGAGCACCCGTGTTGTTTTCGGCCAAGTCTTTCGCCAGACGAAGCACCGTGCCACCAGCAAAGCAGCCTTGTTGGTACATCATGTAACGCTTGACGGAGGGACGAAGTCCTAGCAGTTTTGTGAGCTGATAATCAGCACCAGGCATGTCCACACCACTAGTGGTGCAGAAGATGAGATGAGTAATCTTGGACTTGGGTTGACCCCATTCCTTGATTGCCTTTGTTGCAGCCTCTTTTCCCAACTTTGGTACCTCCACAACCACCATGTCTTGCCTTGCATCCAATGAAGGTGCCATATAGGCACAAACACTCGGATTCTCCTTCAGGATCTCTTCATTTAAGTACATGTATCGTTTCTTAATCATTGACTTATCAcctgaaatgataaactaatTTCAAAGGTATTGAAAAAAACAATAGGTACGGTTTAGACATGCTTTTAGTCTCCCAGATTTgacttatttttatgtattggtctttcaataaaaaaaaattgctatttATAGTCTCTCAAATttgtaaaatgttatttttaatcctCTAAAAGTAAATTTGAGAGATTAAAAAGAGTAGATGTTTAGTGTCCAAAACAATGTTGAAGGAGTAAAATAAGCCTTATGCAAATTTGGGAGAccagaagagtaatttttttactcGAGAACCAAATTCAAAGGGTCTCAaattaaaaggattaaaaatatatttaagtctaaacaatatacatatatacaaaaAGATAGTACATGAACATGTATATACAATGAAATAACCAACAAGTCGTTGTTCTAAGTAAAACTGGACTCTAATATTTCAAAAAGGTCTCATATTCGagcatttaagaaaaaaaatataattagaaaaaagagACTTCAATCCACGCGGTaagattttttaacaaaacttaAACACTATAGATATTTTGCACACGTAATATAATTATCcaatatatattaagaagaTAGCTGTAGATTATCTTACACATGCgcttgaacttttctttgagctCGGTCATGTGGTCACTGTTGGTGATGCGGAAATAATAGTCAGGATAGGTACTCTGATCCACGCAGTTGGGAGGAGTGGCCGTGCCAATAGCCATCACGGTGGCAGGGCCTTCTGCACGTTGTGCCTTACGAATCTCTTCAACACTCACCATTTTCCTAATTTTCAATCTCTACCAACAACTAAGCTTTTTTGAACCAAAGAATTAATGAAACTCAAGTAGTAGTAGCTACGAAAGAAAGGCTATGATATGAATGATGGGGATATATCGATGCTATACAATGGTTTGGAAAGGTTGGATATATATACATAGGTGAAATGGGTAGGTAAGTAGATGCAGTGCATGCTTCCTATGACTCGTGGCTGCGCTTTCTTCCAATTATTTGGTGCACCGCATGGCTACGAAGACCGTTGACTCTCCTATTTTaccattatttaattttgtaatgaaTAAGCATATTTTCATTATGAGAAGCGACAAGACC of Glycine soja cultivar W05 chromosome 1, ASM419377v2, whole genome shotgun sequence contains these proteins:
- the LOC114414190 gene encoding chalcone synthase 6 — translated: MVSVEEIRKAQRAEGPATVMAIGTATPPNCVDQSTYPDYYFRITNSDHMTELKEKFKRMCDKSMIKKRYMYLNEEILKENPSVCAYMAPSLDARQDMVVVEVPKLGKEAATKAIKEWGQPKSKITHLIFCTTSGVDMPGADYQLTKLLGLRPSVKRYMMYQQGCFAGGTVLRLAKDLAENNTGARVLVVCSEITAVTFRGPSDTHLDSLVGQALFGDGAAAVILGSDPLPAEKPLFELVWTAQTILPDSEGAIDGHLREVGLTFHLLKDVPGLISKNIQKALVEAFQPLGIDDYNSIFWIAHPGGPAILDQVEAKLGLKPEKMEATRHVLSEYGNMSSACVLFILDQMRKKSIENGLGTTGEGLEWGVLFGFGPGLTVETVVLRSVTV